In Lepisosteus oculatus isolate fLepOcu1 chromosome 15, fLepOcu1.hap2, whole genome shotgun sequence, one genomic interval encodes:
- the LOC102696533 gene encoding zinc finger protein ZIC 2, which translates to MLLDAGHQFPGLGVGTFARHHSASEMQDRDLSLAQNSFVDSAHMGAFKLNHDLSPGQSSAFTSQAPGYPAAALGAHAAHVTTYASSPFNSTRDFLFRSRGFGDSSPATSQHAIFGPTAGSLHHSHTDTQGHILFPGIHDQHGTHGSPNVLNGQMRLGLPGEVFGRSDQYHQVSSPRTDPYSAAQLHNQYGSMNMNMGMNMAAHHHHPGAFFRYMRQQCIKQELICKWIDPEQLSNPKKSCNKTFSTMHELVTHVSVEHVGGPEQSNHICFWEECPRESKPFKAKYKLVNHIRVHTGEKPFPCPFPGCGKVFARSENLKIHKRTHTGEKPFQCEFEGCDRRFANSSDRKKHMHVHTSDKPYLCKMCDKSYTHPSSLRKHMKVHESSPQGSDSSPAASSGYESSTPPGLVSPSTETQSNTNLSPASAVHNNNGHTSLSSNFSEWYV; encoded by the exons ATGTTGTTGGACGCTGGTCATCAGTTCCCGGGATTGGGAGTTGGCACGTTTGCCAGGCATCACTCGGCAAGCGAAATGCAGGACAGAGACTTGAGTTTAGCACAGAATAGCTTTGTTGATTCTGCTCATATGGGGGCTTTTAAACTTAACCACGACCTCTCTCCTGGACAGAGCTCCGCTTTCACTTCACAGGCTCCGGGTTACCCCGCCGCGGCTTTGGGCGCGCATGCCGCCCATGTCACCACGTACGCGAGTTCGCCTTTTAACTCTACAAGGGACTTTCTCTTTCGCAGCCGCGGTTTCGGAGACTCTTCTCCGGCGACCAGCCAGCATGCTATTTTCGGTCCCACCGCGGGGTCTCTTCATCACTCCCATACGGACACTCAAGGCCACATACTGTTTCCTGGGATCCACGACCAGCACGGAACCCACGGCTCTCCAAATGTTTTGAATGGACAAATGCGCCTTGGACTACCGGGGGAGGTTTTTGGGCGATCGGATCAATATCACCAGGTATCCAGCCCGAGGACCGACCCTTACTCTGCAGCCCAACTCCACAATCAGTATGGTTCTATGAATATGAACATGGGTATGAATATGGCAGCTCACCACCACCACCCGGGCGCTTTCTTTCGCTATATGAGACAGCAGTGCATTAAACAAGAGCTCATCTGCAAGTGGATCGACCCGGAGCAGCTGAGTAACCCGAAGAAGAGTTGCAATAAAACTTTCAGCACAATGCACGAGTTAGTCACTCATGTGTCGGTGGAACACGTCGGAGGACCCGAGCAGAGCAACCATATCTGCTTTTGGGAAGAATGTCCAAGAGAAAGCAAACCGTTCAAAGCTAAATATAAATTGGTCAATCACATCCGAGTCCACACGGGAGAGAAGCCGTTTCCTTGTCCATTCCCTGGATGTGGCAAGGTTTTCGCTCGGTCGGAGAACTTGAAGATACACAAGCGAACACATACAG GTGAAAAACCTTTCCAGTGTGAATTTGAAGGCTGTGACAGACGTTTTGCAAATAGCAGTGACCGGAAGAAGCACATGCATGTCCACACTTCAGATAAACCGTATCTTTGCAAAATGTGTGACAAGTCCTACACTCACCCCAGCTCTCTAAGAAAGCACATGAAg GTTCACGAATCGTCTCCTCAAGGTTCAGACTCTTCGCCAGCAGCGAGTTCAGGCTACGAATCGTCTACACCGCCCGGCCTTGTTTCCCCATCGACTGAAACCCAAAGTAACACTAATCTGTCGCCAGCTTCGGCAGTACACAATAACAACGGCCATACCAGCCTCTCGTCCAATTTCAGTGAATGGTATGTGTAG